The following proteins are co-located in the Synechococcus sp. PROS-U-1 genome:
- a CDS encoding DUF389 domain-containing protein, protein MAVDQEALLEEGHRLDELHRSYDGEARLNESFIVLTVGASLIASLGLLANNAAVVIGAMVVAPWILPLRVAVFAVLIGQARLLSRSLITLAAGAGITLILSMGLGLIARSQGLLLVEALPEQVATRLEANILDLGIALAAGAVASYAKVNPGAVSSMAGTAIAVALVPPVCVMGLMLAASDMDGAQGAALLYAANLLGILIGGITVLAVREPYFREKLRRRRRSRLPVLLALGLAVPVGQKLYGRYEQHLLTLRQEAAKGQIEKEISRFLKNETLTFGANDAVELEKVIFDWPNYWEQNRAPTFQVVVRSVDPQLPSFKQVQKIQDTINSRVSGQYPGLELQMQVQRINVSVVEGNQVDEDVDVEKILTEADTALAPVQVLDDEPEGLIIERVEDPIPKKLDIPIEEKACSEPDC, encoded by the coding sequence ATGGCCGTTGATCAAGAGGCTTTGCTCGAAGAAGGCCATCGGCTGGATGAGTTACACCGCAGCTACGACGGCGAAGCACGGCTGAACGAATCCTTCATCGTTCTGACAGTTGGCGCCAGCCTGATCGCCAGCCTTGGATTACTGGCCAACAACGCCGCCGTCGTGATCGGTGCCATGGTCGTTGCCCCCTGGATCCTGCCGCTACGGGTGGCGGTATTCGCGGTGCTGATCGGGCAAGCCCGTCTGCTCTCGCGATCCCTGATCACGCTTGCAGCTGGTGCCGGAATCACCTTGATCCTGTCGATGGGATTGGGTCTGATCGCACGAAGCCAGGGCTTACTTTTGGTGGAGGCCTTGCCTGAACAGGTCGCAACTCGACTGGAGGCCAATATTCTCGATCTGGGGATCGCCCTGGCAGCGGGTGCCGTCGCGAGTTACGCCAAGGTCAATCCGGGGGCCGTGAGTTCGATGGCGGGCACAGCGATTGCTGTGGCTCTGGTGCCGCCGGTGTGCGTGATGGGATTAATGCTCGCCGCCTCGGACATGGACGGCGCCCAAGGGGCTGCACTGCTCTATGCCGCCAACCTGCTGGGCATCCTGATTGGTGGGATCACTGTGCTGGCGGTTCGTGAGCCATACTTTCGCGAGAAACTCCGGCGACGGCGACGCTCCCGCCTGCCGGTACTGCTGGCCCTGGGCTTGGCGGTGCCAGTGGGCCAAAAGCTGTATGGGAGGTATGAACAACACCTTTTAACGCTCAGACAAGAGGCCGCGAAAGGGCAGATCGAAAAGGAGATCAGCCGCTTCCTCAAAAATGAGACTTTGACATTTGGTGCCAACGACGCCGTCGAGCTTGAAAAAGTCATTTTCGACTGGCCCAATTACTGGGAGCAAAATCGAGCCCCAACCTTTCAGGTGGTTGTTCGATCGGTCGATCCACAGCTACCGAGTTTCAAACAGGTCCAAAAAATTCAAGACACCATCAACAGCAGAGTTTCAGGGCAATACCCGGGCCTCGAACTGCAGATGCAGGTGCAACGCATCAATGTGAGTGTGGTGGAAGGTAATCAAGTGGACGAGGATGTGGATGTCGAGAAGATTCTCACTGAAGCCGACACAGCCCTGGCGCCGGTGCAAGTGCTGGATGATGAACCGGAGGGATTGATCATTGAAAGAGTGGAAGATCCCATCCCCAAAAAACTGGACATTCCAATCGAAGAAAAGGCTTGTTCAGAACCAGACTGCTAA
- a CDS encoding prohibitin family protein, protein MQSPRRINDPANSLAVLVAVVLTTLLLLGQALFIVPAGKVAVVTTLGKVSGGSRLPGLNLKVPFVQSVYPFDVRTQVKPEEFATLTKDLQVIEATATVKYAVRPNEAGRIYRTIAGNDREIYPRIIQPSLLKALKSVFSQYELVTIATEWNDISALVERTVAEELDKFDYVEVRGLDLTGLQIAEEYRAAIEQKQIAEQQLLRAQTEVKIAEQEALRYDTLNRSLDDQVLYKLFLDKWDGQTEVVPALPGSAGGMPPVIVGRRS, encoded by the coding sequence ATGCAGAGCCCAAGACGGATTAACGATCCGGCAAACAGCCTTGCCGTTTTGGTCGCCGTGGTTCTGACCACCTTGCTGTTGCTGGGGCAAGCCCTGTTCATTGTTCCAGCTGGCAAGGTCGCCGTGGTCACCACCTTGGGCAAGGTCAGCGGGGGATCCCGATTGCCCGGATTGAATCTCAAGGTGCCGTTCGTTCAGTCGGTATATCCCTTCGATGTGCGCACCCAGGTCAAACCCGAGGAATTCGCCACTCTCACCAAGGACCTTCAAGTCATCGAAGCCACCGCAACGGTGAAATATGCCGTTCGACCCAACGAGGCCGGGCGGATTTATCGCACGATTGCCGGCAACGACCGTGAGATCTACCCCCGCATCATCCAGCCGTCCTTGCTGAAAGCACTGAAGTCAGTGTTCTCCCAGTACGAGCTCGTCACCATCGCCACCGAATGGAACGACATCTCAGCACTGGTGGAACGCACGGTGGCTGAGGAGTTGGACAAATTTGATTATGTGGAAGTGCGGGGTCTGGACCTCACAGGCCTGCAGATCGCTGAGGAATACCGTGCCGCCATTGAGCAAAAACAGATCGCCGAACAGCAATTGCTCCGCGCCCAAACGGAGGTGAAGATCGCTGAACAAGAGGCCCTTCGCTACGACACGCTCAACCGCAGCCTCGATGATCAGGTGCTCTACAAACTCTTCCTCGACAAATGGGACGGCCAAACGGAAGTGGTACCGGCACTCCCCGGAAGCGCTGGAGGAATGCCTCCGGTGATTGTGGGTCGGCGCAGCTGA
- a CDS encoding M10 family metallopeptidase C-terminal domain-containing protein: MTQYGFKLDFLAKSCLYKQVTYQTPVQVQRSENIWIDGLTDGYRWGTTQDLPAVGYTFIGNTKELPGGTFGGHRSLGWSQQERQLILDGMRDIESVSGLRFADRGDNSDDQVEIWYYMLDGNSSRGSFGFAYTPGSDSDEGMVAINRSMYEYSDGTSKHSIARGSFYGITFLHELCHAVGLKHPHEKGLDGQPRFPGLQRWSNEYRDKGTHNQNAHPFTQLSYVDKGARNGYVPRAIEDHGFLKSLGALDIAALQWIYGVNHSYAKGSNVYRLPTANKAGTGWKAIWDTGGQDRIDGSRAKSPVTIDLRNATLDQSERAGGYISSVEGVNGGFTIAHDWNGKDLEKPAGLCIIEHATGGASDDRLIGNMASNRLHGRQGDDLLYGGTGGGDVLIGGRGRDQFWIDVQPGSFAKVKDFRPGKDQLVFLVPRKDLSFERVRNHLLVRHEDISVARLLGVSSISWERDVLFRDFEAM; this comes from the coding sequence TTGACCCAGTACGGCTTTAAGCTGGATTTCTTAGCGAAGTCGTGTCTCTACAAGCAAGTGACCTATCAGACCCCAGTTCAGGTTCAACGTTCAGAAAATATTTGGATTGATGGCCTGACTGATGGCTATCGCTGGGGCACAACTCAGGATCTCCCTGCCGTTGGCTACACCTTTATCGGCAACACCAAAGAGCTTCCTGGCGGGACGTTTGGTGGGCATCGCAGTCTTGGTTGGAGCCAGCAAGAACGTCAATTAATTTTAGATGGTATGCGTGATATTGAGAGCGTCTCTGGTCTGAGATTTGCTGATCGGGGTGATAACTCTGATGATCAAGTTGAAATTTGGTATTACATGCTTGATGGTAATTCTTCGCGAGGTAGTTTTGGTTTTGCATACACTCCCGGCAGTGATTCTGATGAAGGTATGGTCGCTATCAATCGGTCTATGTATGAATATTCGGATGGCACTTCAAAGCATTCCATCGCTAGGGGTAGCTTTTATGGGATTACATTTCTGCATGAGCTGTGTCATGCCGTTGGCTTGAAGCATCCCCATGAAAAGGGGTTGGATGGTCAGCCTCGTTTTCCCGGTCTGCAGCGTTGGTCCAATGAATATCGGGATAAGGGCACCCACAACCAAAATGCCCACCCTTTCACCCAGCTCAGCTATGTCGATAAAGGAGCTCGGAACGGTTATGTGCCGCGAGCGATCGAGGATCACGGATTTCTGAAGTCTCTTGGTGCCTTGGATATCGCTGCTCTGCAGTGGATCTATGGCGTGAATCACTCTTATGCAAAAGGGTCCAATGTTTACCGGTTACCCACGGCGAATAAGGCGGGCACAGGCTGGAAAGCGATTTGGGACACAGGTGGTCAAGACCGAATTGATGGCAGTCGAGCCAAATCGCCAGTCACGATTGATTTACGCAATGCCACGTTGGATCAAAGTGAACGCGCTGGTGGCTATATCAGTTCTGTTGAAGGAGTTAATGGTGGTTTTACGATTGCTCACGACTGGAATGGAAAGGATCTTGAGAAACCTGCTGGGCTCTGCATCATTGAACATGCCACAGGTGGTGCTTCAGACGATCGTCTGATCGGGAATATGGCGTCGAATCGTCTTCATGGGCGACAAGGTGATGACCTCCTTTATGGGGGTACCGGAGGTGGTGATGTCTTGATTGGTGGTCGTGGACGTGACCAATTCTGGATTGATGTACAGCCAGGATCATTCGCGAAGGTCAAGGATTTCCGGCCTGGTAAAGATCAACTTGTATTTTTGGTCCCGAGGAAGGATCTTTCATTTGAGAGGGTTCGTAATCATCTTTTGGTACGGCATGAGGACATATCTGTGGCCCGATTGCTTGGTGTCTCTTCTATATCCTGGGAGCGGGATGTCTTGTTCCGTGACTTTGAAGCGATGTAG
- a CDS encoding DUF3288 family protein, translated as MTDETQQTHPLYAIDRDQIDAVLGHEGVPGPQQLTTIAALFSRYADFPGADDIRDDLQKCLALWGMSRDDLNIKTREIWRSGWRPGQDPVSEGVGSGADVEDTEA; from the coding sequence ATGACCGACGAAACTCAACAGACGCATCCGCTCTACGCCATCGATCGCGACCAGATCGATGCTGTATTGGGCCATGAAGGCGTGCCAGGCCCTCAGCAGTTGACAACGATCGCCGCACTGTTTTCTCGATATGCTGATTTTCCCGGAGCGGATGACATCCGCGATGATCTGCAGAAATGTCTGGCTCTGTGGGGGATGTCGCGCGATGACCTAAACATCAAGACGCGGGAAATCTGGAGAAGTGGTTGGCGTCCAGGACAGGATCCAGTCTCGGAGGGTGTTGGATCAGGGGCGGATGTTGAAGATACCGAAGCTTGA
- a CDS encoding ParA family protein, giving the protein MFITVFGQKGGVAKTCSSVHIAATWSHQQKRVVLVDADRNRSATAYGARGLLPCPVVPIEAAAKATRLAEIIVTDGQASSNEEEMKNLVEGADFILLPTTTQSRSIELTVEMSQMLKQYKIPYAALLVKVDSRKEAAAEKAKELLQGFDIKVLDAQIPLLSAFEQAETEGVTVDQAIDKRGRANPRRMIGWAAYCTACKEIEDLFEEHRKLNQIQSPIGWDFTPIEQRIAA; this is encoded by the coding sequence ATGTTCATCACTGTTTTTGGCCAGAAAGGTGGAGTTGCCAAAACGTGTAGCAGCGTTCATATAGCAGCAACCTGGAGCCATCAACAAAAACGGGTAGTCCTGGTTGATGCCGACCGGAACAGATCAGCCACTGCTTATGGCGCCAGAGGACTCTTGCCCTGCCCAGTCGTGCCGATTGAAGCGGCTGCCAAAGCCACTCGATTGGCAGAGATTATTGTCACAGATGGACAAGCAAGCAGCAACGAAGAAGAAATGAAAAACTTAGTAGAGGGAGCCGATTTTATTCTGCTGCCCACTACTACGCAGAGCAGATCAATCGAATTAACTGTTGAAATGTCACAGATGCTGAAGCAATACAAGATCCCCTACGCTGCACTACTTGTGAAAGTTGATTCACGCAAAGAAGCTGCAGCTGAAAAAGCCAAAGAATTGCTTCAAGGATTCGACATAAAGGTTCTAGACGCACAAATTCCATTACTTAGTGCATTTGAACAAGCAGAAACAGAAGGAGTCACCGTTGATCAAGCGATTGACAAGCGTGGGCGAGCAAATCCACGAAGAATGATTGGGTGGGCGGCATACTGCACAGCCTGCAAGGAAATCGAAGATCTATTCGAAGAGCACCGAAAGCTGAACCAAATTCAGTCACCGATTGGGTGGGACTTCACACCCATTGAACAGCGTATAGCCGCTTAA